A portion of the Cydia strobilella chromosome 5, ilCydStro3.1, whole genome shotgun sequence genome contains these proteins:
- the LOC134741424 gene encoding GATA zinc finger domain-containing protein 14-like, protein MKKYLIVFLIISLSSCNGGRLGELLIGAHRQLHNKVHDVADAVIGGFGFTHGHHYQPAPHPPNQGGETIVVIVEENTEGGQGNPKPYGTPQQGHYPAPNGHNPPNYGYNQGNQNNGQNHVNHNHGHPNHGSSHQLNYPANPEHDPYQNGNKYNNDGQQQNIPSYPNQEGQYNNEQGHNQINQHNNKVLNNNVNLHPSGNPTNVTNNPYPTANEVKNPDPTKPNSNDNYKPTETYNHTDKNNESSKKPEDDKPLFVPLNGYTYEGDKIVINAPKRETGNGNKKNEESEEDFPIDIRFKDE, encoded by the coding sequence atgaaaaagtatttaattGTCTTTTTGATAATATCGTTAAGTTCGTGTAATGGTGGGAGACTGGGTGAATTGCTTATAGGAGCGCATCGGCAACTCCACAACAAGGTACACGACGTAGCCGACGCGGTGATAGGCGGGTTTGGCTTCACCCACGGGCACCATTATCAACCAGCCCCGCATCCTCCTAACCAAGGAGGCGAGACCATCGTAGTCATTGTTGAAGAGAACACTGAAGGGGGCCAGGGAAATCCTAAGCCGTATGGAACACCGCAACAAGGCCACTACCCTGCTCCCAATGGGCATAACCCGCCGAATTATGGGTACAATCAAGGAAATCAGAACAATGGACAAAATCATGTTAACCATAATCATGGACATCCTAACCATGGCTCCAGTCATCAACTCAATTATCCAGCAAACCCCGAACATGATCCGTATCAAAACGGTAACAAATATAACAACGATGGACAACAACAAAACATACCCAGCTATCCGAACCAGGAAGGGCAATATAACAATGAGCAAGGCCACAATCAAATTAACCAACACAACAATAAAGTACTAAATAATAATGTGAATCTTCATCCGTCTGGGAATCCCACCAATGTTACAAATAATCCGTACCCAACTGCAAATGAAGTCAAAAACCCAGATCCTACCAAACCAAACTCAAATGATAATTATAAACCAACGGAAACGTATAATCATACTGACAAAAATAATGAGTCGAGCAAAAAACCTGAGGATGACAAGCCGCTCTTCGTGCCCCTCAACGGCTACACTTACGAAGGTGACAAGATTGTCATCAACGCGCCCAAACGTGAAACCGGCAACGGCAACAAGAAAAACGAAGAGAGTGAGGAGGACTTTCCAATAGACATAAGGTTTAAAGACGAATGA